From one Triticum aestivum cultivar Chinese Spring chromosome 4B, IWGSC CS RefSeq v2.1, whole genome shotgun sequence genomic stretch:
- the LOC123093305 gene encoding patatin-like protein 1 — protein sequence MMASYWCRRPCESCSTRAMAGSVVGQPVAPGQRVTVLTIDGGGIRGLIPGTILAFLEAKLQELDGPGARLADYFDCIAGTSTGGLITAMITAPGKDGRPLFAAKDVNRFYLDNGPYIFPQRRCALAAVTASLRRPRYNGKYLHGKIRSMLGETRLCDALTDVVIPTFDVKLLQPIIFSTYDARCMPLKNARLADVCIGTSAAPTCLPAHHFHTHDGNGKEREYNLIDGGVAANNPTMVAMTQITKKMMGKDREELYPVEPSDCGKFLVLSVGTGSTSDQGLYTAKQCSQWGIISWLRNKGMAPIIDIFMAASSDLVDIHAAVLFQSLHSDANYLRIQDNSLHGPAATVDAATPENMAELLRIGERMLAQRVSRVNVETGRYEEIKGAGSNADALAGFARQLSDERRTRLGRRRGGAGRLKSSR from the exons ATGATGGCAAGCTACTGGTGCCGGCGCCCCTGCGAGTCGTGCAGCACGAGGGCGATGGCGGGCAGCGTGGTGGGCCAGCCGGTGGCTCCGGGGCAGCGGGTGACGGTGCTGACCATCGACGGGGGCGGCATCCGCGGCCTCATCCCGGGCACCATCCTCGCCTTCCTCGAGGCCAAGCTGCAGGAGCTGGACGGGCCGGGCGCGCGCCTGGCCGACTACTTCGACTGCATCGCCGGCACCAGCACCGGCGGCCTCATCACCGCCATGATCACCGCGCCCGGCAAGGACGGCCGCCCGCTCTTCGCCGCCAAGGACGTCAACCGCTTCTACCTCGACAACGGGCCCTACATCTTCCCGCAAAG GAGGTGCGCGCTCGCCGCGGTGACCGCGTCGCTGAGGCGGCCGAGGTACAACGGCAAGTACCTGCACGGCAAGATCAGGAGCATGCTCGGCGAGACGAGGCTGTGCGACGCGCTCACCGACGTCGTCATCCCCACCTTCGACGTCAAGCTTCTCCAGCCCATCATCTTCTCCACATACGAC GCCAGGTGCATGCCCCTGAAGAACGCGCGGCTCGCCGACGTCTGCATCGGCACCTCGGCCGCTCCGACCTGCCTCCCCGCGCACCACTTCCACACCCACGACGGCAACGGCAAGGAGCGTGAGTACaacctcatcgacggtggcgtcgcCGCCAACAATCCG ACGATGGTGGCGATGACGCAGATCACCAAGAAGATGATGGGCAAGGACAGGGAGGAGCTGTACCCGGTGGAGCCGTCGGACTGCGGCAAGTTCCTGGTGCTGTCCGTCGGGACCGGCTCGACGTCCGACCAGGGGCTGTACACGGCGAAGCAGTGCTCCCAGTGGGGCATCATCAGCTGGCTGCGCAACAAGGGCATGGCGCCCATCATCGACATCTTCATGGCGGCCAGCTCCGACCTCGTCGACATCCACGCCGCCGTGCTCTTCCAGTCGCTGCACAGCGACGCCAACTACCTCCGCATCCAGGACAACTCGCTCCACGGCCCGGCGGCCACGGTGGACGCCGCCACGCCCGAGAACATGGCGGAGCTCCTCAGGATCGGCGAGCGGATGCTGGCGCAGAGGGTGTCCAGGGTGAACGTGGAGACCGGGAGGTACGAGGAGATAAAGGGGGCCGGGAGCAACGCCGACGCGCTCGCCGGCTTCGCCAGGCAGCTCTCCGACGAGAGGAGGACAAGGCTCGGCCGCCGGCGCGGTGGCGCCGGCCGCCTGAAATCCAGCCGCTGA